The Microbacterium sp. KUDC0406 genome includes a window with the following:
- a CDS encoding M24 family metallopeptidase: protein MSTPFPASVYAARLDRARALTAEAGLDAIVVGPGPDLSYLAGVEGDTIERLTALVIPATGEPTVVVPRMELAKVRDTAVGALGLAVADWVDGEDPYALVTAAMGGTVTRFGVADALPALHVVPLTTRLDARPELATPVLRESRMIKDAAEVAELRRAGDAIDAVHRRVPGWLRAGRTEREVAADIAAAIVEEGHRTVEFVIVASGPNGADPHHEVSDRVIEDGDIVVVDIGGAVPAGYNSDSTRTYAVGTPDAEAARLIAVLVRAQQAAVDAVRPGVTAEQVDAAARDVLAAEGLGDAFLHRTGHGIGVTTHEEPYIAPGNALPLREGMAFSIEPGIYFPGEWGARIEDIVVVTADGCANLNNTPHVLTPAVS, encoded by the coding sequence GGTCTCGACGCGATCGTCGTCGGTCCCGGTCCCGACCTGTCGTACCTGGCCGGCGTCGAGGGAGACACGATCGAACGGCTCACCGCACTGGTGATCCCGGCGACGGGGGAGCCGACCGTCGTCGTGCCGCGCATGGAGCTCGCGAAGGTGCGCGACACCGCCGTCGGCGCACTCGGGCTCGCCGTGGCCGACTGGGTCGACGGCGAGGATCCCTATGCACTCGTGACCGCCGCGATGGGCGGGACGGTCACCCGCTTCGGCGTCGCGGATGCGCTGCCTGCCCTGCACGTTGTCCCGCTGACCACGCGCTTGGACGCCAGGCCCGAGCTCGCGACCCCTGTGCTGCGGGAGAGCCGCATGATCAAGGACGCGGCGGAGGTGGCGGAGCTGCGTCGTGCCGGCGATGCGATCGACGCCGTGCACCGCCGGGTGCCCGGATGGCTGCGCGCCGGCCGCACGGAGCGCGAGGTCGCCGCGGACATCGCCGCAGCGATCGTCGAGGAGGGGCACCGCACCGTCGAGTTCGTGATCGTCGCGTCGGGTCCGAACGGCGCGGATCCGCACCACGAGGTGTCGGACCGGGTGATCGAGGACGGCGACATCGTGGTGGTGGACATCGGCGGCGCGGTACCCGCCGGGTACAACTCCGACAGCACCCGCACGTATGCGGTCGGCACACCGGATGCCGAGGCTGCGCGCCTGATCGCCGTGCTCGTGCGCGCCCAGCAGGCCGCCGTCGATGCGGTGCGGCCCGGCGTCACGGCCGAGCAGGTGGATGCCGCCGCGCGCGACGTGCTCGCCGCTGAAGGTCTCGGCGACGCGTTCCTGCACCGGACCGGACACGGGATCGGCGTCACGACGCACGAGGAGCCGTACATCGCGCCGGGCAACGCGCTGCCGCTGCGCGAGGGCATGGCTTTCAGCATCGAGCCCGGGATCTACTTCCCGGGCGAATGGGGTGCCCGCATCGAGGACATCGTCGTCGTCACCGCCGACGGCTGCGCGAACCTCAACAACACCCCGCACGTGCTGACGCCCGCCGTCTCGTGA
- a CDS encoding TetR/AcrR family transcriptional regulator — protein sequence MRKAATSREGTIPLLAEAFRDHGYEGASMAVLESATGLGRGSLYNFFPGGKEAMAEAVLDDVDRWFHERIFAPLRDGTSGGVESMFDEVDSYFHSGQRVCLQGMFAIGRERDRFAVAIRRYFGQWIESLTAALQESGLSDSRDRAVRVVAAVQGGLVIARALDSPDVFTLVLAGARRDAGC from the coding sequence ATGCGCAAGGCTGCCACGTCGCGCGAAGGCACCATCCCGCTGCTTGCGGAAGCGTTCCGGGATCACGGGTACGAAGGGGCCAGCATGGCGGTCCTCGAGTCAGCGACGGGGCTGGGCCGTGGAAGCCTGTACAACTTCTTCCCCGGGGGCAAGGAGGCGATGGCGGAGGCCGTGCTCGATGACGTCGACCGCTGGTTCCACGAGCGCATCTTCGCCCCACTCCGCGACGGGACGTCCGGGGGCGTCGAGTCGATGTTCGATGAGGTCGATTCCTACTTCCACTCGGGCCAGCGGGTGTGCCTTCAGGGCATGTTCGCGATCGGGCGGGAGCGCGACCGTTTCGCCGTGGCGATCAGACGGTACTTCGGTCAATGGATCGAGTCGCTCACGGCGGCGCTTCAGGAATCGGGACTGAGCGACTCGCGCGACCGGGCAGTCCGAGTCGTCGCCGCGGTCCAGGGCGGCCTCGTCATCGCACGTGCCCTCGATTCACCGGATGTGTTCACTCTCGTACTGGCGGGGGCCAGGCGAGACGCAGGATGCTGA
- a CDS encoding nuclear transport factor 2 family protein: MRQRPPLPPFTSEGAAVKARAAEDAWNTRDPERVSLAYTDDSAWRNRDRFVTGRHEIVAFLTEKWERELDYRLIKEVWAFGGDRIAVRFVYESHDADGQWFRSFGNENWEFDENGLMRRRLASINDVPILDSDRLFHWPLGPRPDSHPGLTELGL, translated from the coding sequence ATGCGCCAGCGACCCCCGCTTCCCCCGTTCACGTCGGAAGGCGCTGCGGTCAAGGCGCGAGCGGCGGAGGACGCCTGGAACACGCGTGATCCCGAACGGGTCTCACTGGCGTACACGGACGACAGTGCGTGGCGCAATCGAGACAGATTCGTCACCGGAAGGCACGAGATCGTCGCGTTCTTGACGGAGAAGTGGGAGCGGGAACTCGACTACCGGCTCATCAAAGAGGTCTGGGCGTTCGGAGGCGACCGCATCGCTGTGCGGTTCGTGTACGAGTCCCATGACGCGGACGGGCAGTGGTTCCGCTCGTTCGGGAACGAGAACTGGGAGTTCGACGAGAACGGGCTGATGCGCAGACGGCTGGCCTCGATCAATGACGTCCCGATCCTCGACTCCGACCGCCTGTTCCACTGGCCGCTGGGTCCTCGCCCGGACAGCCACCCGGGGCTGACCGAGCTGGGGCTCTGA
- a CDS encoding DNA cytosine methyltransferase, producing MRSVELFAGGGGLALGTHLAGFSTEIVAEWDRWSCDTLRENQSAGHPLAQGMDVREGDVRGIDWSGVEDGVALVSGGPPCQPFSGGGKGRAADDPRDMFPATAEVIRTLRPRAFIIENVRGLTRSAFSDYYSYIQLRLAHPELAPRSGESWSEHLARLQAEHTSVRSDLQYNVLPTLVNAANYGVPQQRWRVFFVGFRSDVDAEWSFPEPTHSASALRYEQDVTGEYWDRHKVAHKYRVSPLARAGSASQPAEAPTDRPWRTVRDAIGDLPSPTENGSRRFLNHVLQPGARSYPGHTGSSLDAPSKALKAGVHGVPGGENMLRRADGSVRYFTVREAARLQTFPDRYRLHGPWSEAMRQLGNAVPVMLAQTVAASVHEHLALADLRATLRARKSPADHQRAWA from the coding sequence ATGCGTAGCGTCGAGTTGTTTGCCGGTGGAGGTGGCTTGGCTCTCGGAACCCACCTCGCCGGGTTCTCTACCGAGATCGTGGCGGAATGGGACCGCTGGAGTTGCGACACTCTCAGGGAGAATCAGTCAGCAGGGCATCCGCTCGCTCAAGGAATGGACGTTCGCGAAGGCGATGTCCGAGGTATCGACTGGAGCGGCGTGGAGGACGGCGTCGCGCTCGTGAGCGGAGGCCCGCCTTGCCAGCCGTTCAGCGGTGGCGGCAAAGGACGAGCGGCTGATGACCCCCGAGACATGTTCCCGGCAACGGCAGAGGTCATCCGAACGCTACGCCCGCGCGCCTTCATCATCGAGAACGTCAGAGGTCTGACGCGTAGCGCCTTCTCGGACTACTACTCCTACATCCAACTCCGTCTCGCGCATCCGGAACTCGCCCCACGCTCGGGTGAGTCCTGGTCCGAACATCTGGCACGCCTCCAAGCCGAGCACACATCGGTGCGGTCCGATCTCCAGTACAACGTGTTGCCCACGCTCGTCAACGCGGCGAACTACGGAGTCCCGCAGCAGCGCTGGCGAGTGTTCTTCGTCGGGTTCCGATCTGACGTCGATGCCGAATGGTCATTCCCTGAACCGACCCATTCGGCGAGCGCGCTGCGGTACGAGCAAGACGTCACCGGTGAGTACTGGGACCGGCACAAGGTCGCGCACAAGTACCGAGTCAGCCCCCTCGCGCGAGCGGGCTCCGCATCCCAGCCAGCGGAAGCCCCGACCGACCGACCGTGGCGAACCGTGCGAGATGCTATCGGGGACCTCCCGTCACCGACTGAGAACGGTAGCCGACGGTTTCTCAACCATGTTCTCCAGCCCGGTGCTCGGTCGTACCCTGGACACACGGGATCGAGTCTCGACGCCCCGTCCAAGGCTCTAAAGGCCGGTGTGCATGGTGTTCCGGGTGGGGAGAACATGTTGCGCCGCGCGGACGGAAGTGTCCGCTACTTCACGGTTCGCGAAGCGGCACGTCTGCAGACCTTCCCGGACAGGTATCGGCTTCACGGACCCTGGAGCGAAGCCATGCGTCAACTCGGCAATGCGGTGCCGGTCATGCTCGCTCAGACCGTTGCGGCGTCAGTACACGAGCACCTCGCCCTCGCAGATCTGCGTGCAACGCTGCGTGCTCGGAAGAGTCCCGCCGATCACCAGCGGGCGTGGGCATGA
- a CDS encoding Eco29kI family restriction endonuclease, whose product MTDPYNPLAMESLAHSIVTRMLETDPTPLDNVPRFTGAGVYAIYYRGQHSAYSLLRDANQDRFSVPIYVGKAVPKGGRRGIDVAASTVTRALADRIREHGNSIRAASNLDIADFTVRWLVVEDIWIPLGESALIREHRPVWNALVDGFGNHDPGRGRINGVRSRWDTLHSGRAWARNYPARSESISGIEQDVAEYLRSRL is encoded by the coding sequence ATGACCGACCCGTACAATCCGCTCGCTATGGAAAGCCTCGCGCACAGCATCGTCACGCGCATGTTGGAAACGGATCCAACACCACTCGACAACGTGCCGCGCTTCACCGGTGCAGGTGTCTACGCGATTTACTACCGAGGTCAACACTCGGCCTATTCATTGCTCAGAGATGCCAACCAAGACAGGTTTTCCGTACCCATCTACGTCGGCAAGGCTGTCCCTAAGGGCGGCCGTCGAGGGATCGATGTCGCCGCCAGCACGGTGACCAGGGCGCTCGCTGATCGCATCAGAGAGCACGGAAATAGCATCCGCGCCGCATCGAACCTGGACATCGCGGATTTCACGGTCCGCTGGCTGGTGGTCGAGGACATTTGGATTCCTCTGGGCGAATCTGCTCTGATCCGCGAGCATCGCCCGGTGTGGAACGCGCTGGTTGACGGGTTCGGGAATCACGACCCCGGCAGGGGTCGCATCAACGGTGTTCGTTCGCGATGGGACACACTCCACTCTGGTCGTGCATGGGCCAGGAACTACCCGGCGCGGTCGGAGAGCATTAGCGGCATTGAGCAAGATGTCGCAGAGTACCTCCGGTCCCGGCTATAG
- a CDS encoding helix-turn-helix domain-containing protein: protein MSNTTTAPERPTLTIEDLDGRATCSVKEAAEILGIHSWSADEAVKRGEIPALHIGKRILVPVPRLRALLGVDA, encoded by the coding sequence ATGTCCAACACGACCACGGCACCCGAGCGACCTACCCTCACGATCGAGGACCTCGACGGGCGCGCCACCTGCTCTGTCAAGGAAGCCGCCGAGATCCTCGGCATCCACTCCTGGAGCGCCGACGAAGCCGTGAAGCGCGGAGAGATTCCAGCACTGCATATCGGCAAGAGGATCCTGGTGCCCGTCCCCCGGCTCCGAGCACTCCTCGGCGTAGACGCCTGA
- a CDS encoding site-specific integrase, which translates to MTGPRTFDTKREALDHLAAVRSDRMRGTYIDHRAGLVPFGPYAADWIAHGGRRGSLAPKTRDLHESTLAGPLAPLQQMPIASITPAQVRAWYTKAGRALAVSAKRQGGDGASRLRQAYSLLRAIMATAVRDGMIPANPCQIDRAGSVKHAERPYMSAEDLGRIVAAMPTTWHLPIRVMFGAHLRLGELLALQRRDYAGGVLVIERQIVRVGGEEIESGTKTGNVRKVDLPPSIAADLEAYLSTAPGFGKAPMFPGADGERFTGGAIGQAWRKAARKVGLSEFRLHDLRHASLTLAAQAGATTRELMARAGHSTARAALLYQHAAEERSGAIAAGMDALSGGSIGTATGTTMARTALEATRKSPAQKTENAI; encoded by the coding sequence ATGACCGGCCCCCGAACGTTCGACACGAAGCGGGAGGCGCTCGATCACCTCGCCGCCGTCCGCTCCGACCGGATGCGCGGAACCTACATCGATCATCGCGCCGGACTCGTCCCCTTCGGCCCCTACGCCGCCGACTGGATCGCCCACGGAGGACGCCGAGGATCCCTCGCGCCCAAGACTCGGGACCTTCACGAGTCCACGCTCGCCGGTCCCCTCGCCCCGCTCCAGCAGATGCCGATCGCCTCGATCACGCCCGCTCAGGTGCGTGCCTGGTACACCAAGGCAGGGCGAGCCCTCGCGGTATCCGCGAAGCGCCAGGGCGGCGACGGAGCATCTCGGCTCCGACAGGCGTACAGCCTCCTCCGGGCGATCATGGCGACCGCAGTCCGTGACGGGATGATCCCCGCGAACCCCTGCCAGATCGACCGAGCCGGATCGGTGAAGCACGCGGAGCGCCCCTACATGAGCGCGGAGGACCTCGGGCGGATCGTCGCGGCGATGCCGACGACGTGGCACCTGCCGATCCGGGTGATGTTCGGCGCGCATCTTCGACTCGGAGAACTCCTGGCACTCCAGCGCCGCGACTACGCGGGAGGCGTGCTCGTCATCGAGCGGCAGATTGTCCGCGTTGGCGGCGAGGAGATCGAGAGCGGCACCAAGACCGGCAACGTCCGGAAGGTCGATCTCCCGCCGAGCATCGCCGCTGACCTGGAGGCTTACCTCTCGACGGCTCCCGGATTCGGGAAGGCTCCGATGTTCCCCGGTGCGGACGGTGAGCGGTTCACTGGCGGGGCGATCGGTCAGGCATGGCGGAAGGCGGCTCGGAAGGTCGGTCTGTCAGAGTTCCGCCTCCATGATCTCCGCCACGCGAGCCTCACCCTGGCCGCTCAGGCGGGCGCGACGACCCGCGAACTCATGGCGCGAGCCGGGCACTCGACCGCTCGCGCGGCTCTGCTCTACCAGCACGCGGCGGAGGAGCGCTCCGGGGCGATCGCGGCGGGCATGGATGCCCTCTCCGGAGGCTCGATCGGGACGGCTACTGGCACGACCATGGCACGAACGGCCCTCGAAGCCACGAGAAAGTCCCCTGCTCAGAAGACCGAAAATGCCATCTGA
- a CDS encoding DUF4097 family beta strand repeat-containing protein codes for MNTTMKAGIGAITVVTAVVGGVAIAGSAAAAAFAGANQLSTGPTSTSTAVTGVTDLDLSVDAADVRVEFYDGAQARLESDGGDLDGWRVYRDGDELKVRSPDRGWNWFLPDWLHESETVTLLLPESLSGMDADFDVQAGALHVDGEFGELDATVDAGALNLNGSARSLDADVNAGRADIALADVRDAEFTVSAGRLTAELSAVPREVSLDVSAGQLTLTVPDDVYSIRRDVSAGTLNSDLQESSSSSNRIDASVSAGTANLRAGD; via the coding sequence ATGAATACGACCATGAAGGCGGGGATCGGCGCGATCACCGTGGTCACAGCGGTGGTCGGCGGCGTGGCGATCGCCGGCAGCGCGGCGGCCGCAGCGTTCGCGGGAGCGAACCAGCTGTCGACGGGGCCGACCTCGACGTCGACCGCAGTCACCGGAGTGACAGATCTCGACCTCTCGGTCGACGCCGCCGACGTCCGGGTCGAGTTCTACGACGGCGCGCAGGCGCGGCTCGAGAGCGACGGCGGAGATCTCGACGGCTGGCGGGTGTACCGTGACGGCGACGAGCTGAAGGTGCGCAGTCCCGACCGGGGCTGGAACTGGTTCCTGCCGGACTGGCTGCACGAGAGCGAGACCGTCACCCTGCTGTTGCCCGAGTCGCTCAGCGGCATGGATGCGGACTTCGACGTGCAGGCGGGCGCGCTGCATGTCGACGGCGAGTTCGGCGAGCTGGATGCCACGGTCGACGCCGGCGCGCTGAACCTGAACGGTTCGGCTCGGAGCCTGGACGCTGACGTCAACGCCGGCCGTGCCGACATCGCGCTCGCGGATGTCCGCGACGCCGAGTTCACGGTCTCGGCGGGACGACTGACCGCCGAGCTGTCCGCGGTGCCGCGCGAGGTGTCGCTGGACGTGTCGGCCGGTCAGCTCACGCTGACGGTTCCGGACGACGTCTACAGCATCCGCCGGGACGTGTCCGCGGGCACGCTGAACAGCGACCTGCAGGAGTCCTCGAGCTCGTCGAACCGCATCGACGCATCGGTTTCGGCGGGCACCGCGAACCTGCGCGCCGGCGACTGA
- a CDS encoding response regulator transcription factor, with amino-acid sequence MRVLICEDSVLLREGLVRLLEDAGHEVVAALPDTAELTDSVAEKDPQLCILDVRLPPTFTDEGIRAALGLRTTHPQLPLLVLSQYVEERYASDLIAAQGGPLGYLLKDRVADVADFVETVQRIADGATVLDPEVVAQLLTRRNRDERMLRLTDRERTVLALVAEGKSNQAIAAVLFLSEASVEKHITSIFQKLGFEPDESGNRRVLAALAHIENQGSPGAAGQHGTAPQTGGIR; translated from the coding sequence ATGCGCGTCCTGATCTGCGAGGACTCCGTGCTGCTGCGCGAGGGCCTGGTGCGCCTCCTCGAGGACGCCGGACACGAGGTGGTCGCCGCACTTCCGGACACCGCCGAGCTGACCGACAGCGTCGCCGAGAAGGATCCGCAGCTCTGCATCCTCGACGTGCGGCTGCCGCCGACGTTCACCGACGAGGGCATCCGCGCGGCACTCGGCCTGCGCACCACGCATCCGCAGCTCCCCCTGCTCGTGCTGTCGCAGTACGTCGAGGAGCGCTACGCGTCCGACCTCATCGCCGCCCAGGGCGGCCCGCTCGGCTATCTGCTCAAGGATCGCGTGGCGGATGTCGCGGACTTCGTCGAGACGGTGCAGCGCATCGCGGACGGCGCCACGGTGCTCGACCCCGAGGTGGTCGCGCAGCTGCTCACACGGCGCAACCGCGACGAGCGGATGCTGCGGCTCACCGACCGCGAGCGCACCGTGCTCGCCCTGGTCGCGGAGGGCAAGTCCAACCAGGCGATCGCGGCGGTGCTGTTCCTCAGCGAGGCGAGTGTCGAGAAGCACATCACCTCGATCTTCCAGAAGCTCGGGTTCGAGCCCGACGAGTCCGGTAACCGCCGGGTGCTCGCGGCGCTCGCCCACATCGAGAACCAGGGTTCACCGGGCGCAGCCGGCCAGCACGGCACCGCGCCCCAGACAGGAGGCATCCGATGA
- a CDS encoding sensor histidine kinase, producing MTTNPTPPPPPAPPAPSAGPALAAPVAERPKPPLRIALTILQLAGLGVVGAGVLAALTSLLTAGLATLLVFGIGLVLLVGLVYALFGVGWFEVARADGLYGLGVSRLQWRPQTGPGFGGWLRALGRQAVDGRMWRALVNFTLACIAGAIVLRLFWSGIVWAMIAFAPLTGAETVQGAWGGGIRATWAPLAGILGALACAAMIIGLALLHRVLTRALIVPSREAELTQQVRTTSAQREGAVRAADVERTRIERDLHDGVQPRLVSVGMTLGLAQQKIDSDPAAAKALIDEAHTSTKAAITELRQLARGIHASVLDDRGLDAALSALASRSHIPVQLDVRLDPSTSSGTQNIGSLSPSKRGCRDAEAAVYFAIAESLTNAAKHSRASECRVVVRTREGGVLWARVEDNGMGGAQVQPGGGLDGISNRVLAAGGTFRLDSPIGGPTALEVTVPCAS from the coding sequence ATGACCACGAATCCGACTCCTCCTCCGCCGCCGGCTCCCCCGGCCCCGTCCGCCGGACCGGCCCTCGCCGCACCGGTCGCGGAGCGACCCAAGCCGCCACTGCGCATCGCCCTGACGATCCTGCAGCTCGCAGGCCTCGGCGTCGTCGGCGCCGGCGTCCTCGCCGCTCTCACCAGTCTTCTCACTGCGGGACTGGCGACGCTGCTCGTCTTCGGCATCGGCCTCGTCCTTCTCGTCGGTCTCGTGTACGCGCTGTTCGGCGTCGGCTGGTTCGAGGTCGCGCGCGCCGACGGCCTGTACGGGCTCGGGGTGTCTCGCCTGCAGTGGCGCCCGCAGACCGGCCCGGGTTTCGGCGGGTGGCTCCGCGCCCTCGGCCGGCAGGCCGTCGACGGCCGTATGTGGCGGGCACTGGTGAACTTCACCCTCGCCTGCATCGCCGGAGCGATCGTGCTGCGCCTGTTCTGGAGCGGAATCGTCTGGGCCATGATCGCCTTCGCGCCGCTGACCGGAGCCGAGACCGTCCAGGGCGCCTGGGGCGGCGGCATCCGTGCGACCTGGGCTCCCCTGGCCGGCATTCTCGGCGCACTCGCCTGCGCTGCCATGATCATCGGGCTGGCGCTGCTGCACCGCGTGCTGACCCGCGCGCTCATCGTGCCGAGCCGCGAGGCCGAGCTCACCCAGCAGGTGCGCACCACCAGCGCGCAGCGCGAGGGCGCGGTTCGCGCCGCCGACGTGGAGCGCACGCGCATCGAACGCGATCTGCATGACGGTGTCCAGCCGCGCCTGGTCTCGGTCGGGATGACGCTGGGCCTGGCGCAGCAGAAGATCGACAGCGACCCCGCCGCCGCGAAGGCGCTCATCGACGAGGCGCACACCTCGACCAAGGCCGCGATCACCGAGCTGCGCCAGCTGGCGCGCGGCATTCACGCCTCCGTGCTCGACGATCGCGGGCTCGACGCGGCGCTCTCGGCGCTGGCGAGCCGGTCGCACATCCCCGTGCAGCTCGACGTACGGCTCGATCCTTCGACAAGCTCAGGAACCCAGAACATCGGGTCGCTGAGCCCGTCGAAGCGCGGATGCCGCGATGCCGAGGCCGCGGTCTACTTCGCCATCGCGGAGTCGCTGACCAACGCGGCCAAGCACTCCCGGGCCAGCGAATGCCGCGTCGTGGTGCGCACCCGCGAGGGTGGCGTGCTCTGGGCGCGGGTCGAGGACAACGGCATGGGCGGCGCGCAGGTGCAGCCCGGTGGCGGCCTCGACGGCATCTCGAACCGGGTGCTCGCCGCCGGCGGCACGTTCCGGCTGGACAGCCCCATCGGCGGTCCGACCGCACTGGAGGTGACGGTGCCATGCGCGTCCTGA
- a CDS encoding TetR/AcrR family transcriptional regulator gives MGETRRRGEALVGAIHAAVLAELGEVGYAGLTMEGVAERAGAGKASLYRRWGSKPELVRDTAYALMRDGEGVPDTGSLREDLCALLGRTAELLSGPLGEAMRGVLSEALVDPGELSQGMGRRMTREVVLRGVQRGEISADAVTDLRLDIGQALLRDRLVFRRIQEVDVEEIVDSVLMPLFRGGTVVVERGSAASETKRSQVSEG, from the coding sequence GTGGGTGAGACGCGGCGGCGCGGTGAAGCGCTGGTCGGGGCGATCCACGCGGCCGTGCTCGCGGAACTCGGCGAGGTCGGATACGCAGGGCTGACCATGGAGGGAGTGGCGGAGCGGGCCGGCGCCGGCAAGGCGTCGCTTTACCGGCGGTGGGGCTCGAAACCGGAACTGGTGCGGGACACGGCCTATGCGCTGATGCGCGACGGCGAGGGAGTGCCGGACACAGGTTCGCTGCGCGAGGATCTATGCGCGCTGCTGGGGCGGACGGCGGAACTGCTGTCGGGACCCTTGGGAGAGGCGATGCGAGGAGTGCTGTCGGAGGCGCTGGTCGATCCGGGCGAGCTGTCTCAGGGAATGGGACGAAGGATGACGCGCGAGGTCGTGCTTCGTGGGGTGCAGCGCGGGGAGATCTCCGCCGACGCGGTGACGGATCTGCGGCTGGACATCGGGCAGGCGCTGCTGCGGGATCGGCTGGTGTTCCGGCGGATCCAGGAAGTCGACGTCGAGGAGATCGTGGACTCGGTGCTGATGCCGCTGTTCCGAGGGGGAACCGTGGTCGTTGAGCGAGGGAGCGCAGCGAGTGAGACGAAACGCTCGCAGGTGAGCGAGGGGTAG